In Papio anubis isolate 15944 chromosome 20, Panubis1.0, whole genome shotgun sequence, a single window of DNA contains:
- the PSPN gene encoding persephin has protein sequence MPGSQGAGDGLVQTWGLLAAGAGNEEVSSQPRQGINSGHSSHPQDLPITMAVGKVLLGSLLLLSLQLGQGWGPDARGAPVADGVFSSEQVAKAGGTWLGKNPQGPSVTSQLPPALTLLSAPFSPTGTHRPLARLRRAPSGPCQLWSLTLSVAELGLGYASEEKVIFRYCAGSCPRGARTQHGLALAWLQGQGRAHGGPCCWPTRYTDVAFLDDRHRWQRLPQLSAAACGCGG, from the coding sequence ATGCCTGGATCCCAGGGTGCGGGAGATGGGCTGGTGCAGACGTGGGGCCTCCTGGCTGCAGGGGCCGGCAATGAAGAGGTTAGCTCCCAGCCCAGGCAGGGCATAAATTCGGGGCACAGCTCCCACCCTCAGGACCTGCCCATCACAATGGCTGTGGGGAAGGTCCTGCTGGGCTCTCTGCTGCTTCTGTCCCTGCAGCTGGGACAGGGCTGGGGCCCTGATGCCCGTGGGGCTCCAGTGGCCGATGGAGTGTTCTCGTCTGAGCAGGTGGCAAAGGCTGGAGGGACCTGGCTGGGTAAGAACCCCCAGGGACCCTCTGTGACTTCCCAACTTCCCCCAGCCCTGACCCTGCTGTCAGCACCCTTCTCTcccacaggcacccaccgcccCCTCGCCCGCCTGCGCCGAGCCCCGTCCGGTCCATGCCAGCTGTGGAGCCTGACCCTATCggtggcagagctgggcctgggcTACGCCTCAGAGGAGAAGGTCATCTTCCGCTACTGCGCCGGCAGCTGCCCCCGTGGTGCCCGCACCCAGCACGGCCTGGCGCTGGCCTGGCTGCAGGGCCAGGGCCGAGCCCACGGCGGGCCCTGCTGCTGGCCCACTCGCTACACCGACGTGGCCTTTCTTGACGACCGCCACCGCTGGCAGCGGCTGCCCCAGCTCTCGGCGGCTGCCTGCGGCTGTGGCGGCTGA
- the GTF2F1 gene encoding general transcription factor IIF subunit 1 isoform X3, whose amino-acid sequence MRHKSSRSSAEDQPGCSVSGKSGRKFKGIKKGGVTENTSYYIFTQCPDGAFEAFPVHNWYNFTPLARHRTLTAEEAEEEWERRNKVLNHFSIMQQRRLKDQDQDEDEEEKEKRGRRKASELRIHDLEDDLEMSSDASDASGEEGGRAPKAKKKVPLAKGGRKKKKKKGSDDEAFEDSDDGDFEGQEVDYMSDGSSSSQDEPESKAKPPQQEEGPKGVDEQSDSSEESEEEKPPEEDKEEEEEKKAPTPQEKKRRKDSSEESDSSEESDIDSEASSALFMAKKKTPPKRERKPSGGSSRGNSRPGTPSAEGGSTSSTLRAAASKLEQGKRVSEMPAAKRLRLDAGPQSLSGKSTPQPPSGKSTPSSGDVQVTEDAVRRYLTRKPMTTKDLLKKFQTKKTGLSSEQTVNVLAQILKRLNPERKMVNDKMHFSLKE is encoded by the exons ATGCGACATAAGTCCTCAAGGAGTTCGGCCGAGGACCAGCCTGGCTGCTCGGTCAGCGGCAAATCTGGCAGGAA GTTCAAGGGCATCAAGAAGGGAGGCGTGACAGAGAACACGTCCTACTACATCTTCACCCAGTGCCCCGATGGGGCCTTCGAGGCCTTCCCCGTGCACAACTGGTACAATTTCACGCCGCTGGCCCGGCACCGCACGCTCACTGCcgaggaggccgaggaggagtGGGAGAG gaGGAACAAGGTGCTGAACCACTTCAGCATCATGCAGCAGCGGCGGCTCAAGGATCAGGACCAGGATGAGGacgaggaggagaaggagaaacgCGGCCGCAGGAAGGCAAGCGAGCTGCGCATCCACGACCTGGAGGATGACCTGGAGATGTCTTCTGATGCCAGTGACGCCAGCGGTGAGGAGG gcGGCAGAGCCCCCAAGGCCAAGAAGAAGGTGCCGCTGGCCAAgggtggcaggaagaagaagaagaagaagggctCCGACGACGAGGCCTTTGAAGACAGCGATGATGGGGACTTCGAGGGCCAGGAGGTGGACTACATGTCGGACGGCTCCAG CAGCTCCCAGGACGAGCCTGAGAGCAAGGCCAAGCCGCCCCAGCAGGAGGAGGGGCCCAAGG GTGTTGATGAGCAGAGCGACAGTAGCGAGGAGAGTGAGGAGGAGAAGCCGCCTGAGgaggacaaggaggaggaggaggagaagaaggcgCCCACCCCGCAGGAGAAGAAGCGCAGGAAAG ACAGCAGCGAGGAGTCGGACAGCTCAGAGGAGAGCGACATTGACAGCGAGGCCTCCTCGGCCCTCTTCATGGCG AAGAAGAAGACGCCACCCAAGAGAGAGCGGAAGCCGTCGGGAGGGAGCTCGAGGGGCAACAGCCGCCCAGGCACACCCAGCGCAGAGGGCGGCAGCACCTCCTCCACCCTGCGGGCGGCTGCCAGCAAGCTCGAGCAAG GGAAGCGGGTGAGCGAGATGCCTGCGGCCAAGCGGTTGCGGCTGGACGCGGGGCCCCAGAGCCTGTCCGGGAAGTCGACCCCCCAGCCGCCATCGGGCAAGTCAACACCCAGTAGCGG CGACGTGCAGGTGACTGAGGATGCCGTGCGCCGCTACCTGACACGGAAGCCCATGACCACTAAGGACCTGCTGAAAAAGTTCCAGACCAAGAAGACAGGGCTGAGCAGCGAGCAGACGGTGAACGTGCTGGCCCAGATCCTCAAGCGCCTCAACCCCGAGCGCAAGATGGTCAACGACAAAATGCACTTCTCCCTCAAGGAGTGA
- the GTF2F1 gene encoding general transcription factor IIF subunit 1 isoform X2, giving the protein MPESGAGSEFNRKLREEARRKKYGIVLKEFRPEDQPWLLRVNGKSGRKFKGIKKGGVTENTSYYIFTQCPDGAFEAFPVHNWYNFTPLARHRTLTAEEAEEEWERRNKVLNHFSIMQQRRLKDQDQDEDEEEKEKRGRRKASELRIHDLEDDLEMSSDASDASGGRAPKAKKKVPLAKGGRKKKKKKGSDDEAFEDSDDGDFEGQEVDYMSDGSSSSQDEPESKAKPPQQEEGPKGVDEQSDSSEESEEEKPPEEDKEEEEEKKAPTPQEKKRRKDSSEESDSSEESDIDSEASSALFMAKKKTPPKRERKPSGGSSRGNSRPGTPSAEGGSTSSTLRAAASKLEQGKRVSEMPAAKRLRLDAGPQSLSGKSTPQPPSGKSTPSSGDVQVTEDAVRRYLTRKPMTTKDLLKKFQTKKTGLSSEQTVNVLAQILKRLNPERKMVNDKMHFSLKE; this is encoded by the exons ATGCCCGAATCGGGCGCAGGCAGTGAGTTCAACCGCAAGCTTCGGGAGGAGGCTCGGAGGAAGAAGTACGGCATCGTCCTCAAGGAGTTCCGGCCCGAGGACCAGCCCTGGCTGCTCCGGGTCAACGGCAAATCTGGCAGGAA GTTCAAGGGCATCAAGAAGGGAGGCGTGACAGAGAACACGTCCTACTACATCTTCACCCAGTGCCCCGATGGGGCCTTCGAGGCCTTCCCCGTGCACAACTGGTACAATTTCACGCCGCTGGCCCGGCACCGCACGCTCACTGCcgaggaggccgaggaggagtGGGAGAG gaGGAACAAGGTGCTGAACCACTTCAGCATCATGCAGCAGCGGCGGCTCAAGGATCAGGACCAGGATGAGGacgaggaggagaaggagaaacgCGGCCGCAGGAAGGCAAGCGAGCTGCGCATCCACGACCTGGAGGATGACCTGGAGATGTCTTCTGATGCCAGTGACGCCAGCG gcGGCAGAGCCCCCAAGGCCAAGAAGAAGGTGCCGCTGGCCAAgggtggcaggaagaagaagaagaagaagggctCCGACGACGAGGCCTTTGAAGACAGCGATGATGGGGACTTCGAGGGCCAGGAGGTGGACTACATGTCGGACGGCTCCAG CAGCTCCCAGGACGAGCCTGAGAGCAAGGCCAAGCCGCCCCAGCAGGAGGAGGGGCCCAAGG GTGTTGATGAGCAGAGCGACAGTAGCGAGGAGAGTGAGGAGGAGAAGCCGCCTGAGgaggacaaggaggaggaggaggagaagaaggcgCCCACCCCGCAGGAGAAGAAGCGCAGGAAAG ACAGCAGCGAGGAGTCGGACAGCTCAGAGGAGAGCGACATTGACAGCGAGGCCTCCTCGGCCCTCTTCATGGCG AAGAAGAAGACGCCACCCAAGAGAGAGCGGAAGCCGTCGGGAGGGAGCTCGAGGGGCAACAGCCGCCCAGGCACACCCAGCGCAGAGGGCGGCAGCACCTCCTCCACCCTGCGGGCGGCTGCCAGCAAGCTCGAGCAAG GGAAGCGGGTGAGCGAGATGCCTGCGGCCAAGCGGTTGCGGCTGGACGCGGGGCCCCAGAGCCTGTCCGGGAAGTCGACCCCCCAGCCGCCATCGGGCAAGTCAACACCCAGTAGCGG CGACGTGCAGGTGACTGAGGATGCCGTGCGCCGCTACCTGACACGGAAGCCCATGACCACTAAGGACCTGCTGAAAAAGTTCCAGACCAAGAAGACAGGGCTGAGCAGCGAGCAGACGGTGAACGTGCTGGCCCAGATCCTCAAGCGCCTCAACCCCGAGCGCAAGATGGTCAACGACAAAATGCACTTCTCCCTCAAGGAGTGA
- the GTF2F1 gene encoding general transcription factor IIF subunit 1 isoform X1, giving the protein MPESGAGSEFNRKLREEARRKKYGIVLKEFRPEDQPWLLRVNGKSGRKFKGIKKGGVTENTSYYIFTQCPDGAFEAFPVHNWYNFTPLARHRTLTAEEAEEEWERRNKVLNHFSIMQQRRLKDQDQDEDEEEKEKRGRRKASELRIHDLEDDLEMSSDASDASGEEGGRAPKAKKKVPLAKGGRKKKKKKGSDDEAFEDSDDGDFEGQEVDYMSDGSSSQDEPESKAKPPQQEEGPKGVDEQSDSSEESEEEKPPEEDKEEEEEKKAPTPQEKKRRKDSSEESDSSEESDIDSEASSALFMAKKKTPPKRERKPSGGSSRGNSRPGTPSAEGGSTSSTLRAAASKLEQGKRVSEMPAAKRLRLDAGPQSLSGKSTPQPPSGKSTPSSGDVQVTEDAVRRYLTRKPMTTKDLLKKFQTKKTGLSSEQTVNVLAQILKRLNPERKMVNDKMHFSLKE; this is encoded by the exons ATGCCCGAATCGGGCGCAGGCAGTGAGTTCAACCGCAAGCTTCGGGAGGAGGCTCGGAGGAAGAAGTACGGCATCGTCCTCAAGGAGTTCCGGCCCGAGGACCAGCCCTGGCTGCTCCGGGTCAACGGCAAATCTGGCAGGAA GTTCAAGGGCATCAAGAAGGGAGGCGTGACAGAGAACACGTCCTACTACATCTTCACCCAGTGCCCCGATGGGGCCTTCGAGGCCTTCCCCGTGCACAACTGGTACAATTTCACGCCGCTGGCCCGGCACCGCACGCTCACTGCcgaggaggccgaggaggagtGGGAGAG gaGGAACAAGGTGCTGAACCACTTCAGCATCATGCAGCAGCGGCGGCTCAAGGATCAGGACCAGGATGAGGacgaggaggagaaggagaaacgCGGCCGCAGGAAGGCAAGCGAGCTGCGCATCCACGACCTGGAGGATGACCTGGAGATGTCTTCTGATGCCAGTGACGCCAGCGGTGAGGAGG gcGGCAGAGCCCCCAAGGCCAAGAAGAAGGTGCCGCTGGCCAAgggtggcaggaagaagaagaagaagaagggctCCGACGACGAGGCCTTTGAAGACAGCGATGATGGGGACTTCGAGGGCCAGGAGGTGGACTACATGTCGGACGGCTCCAG CTCCCAGGACGAGCCTGAGAGCAAGGCCAAGCCGCCCCAGCAGGAGGAGGGGCCCAAGG GTGTTGATGAGCAGAGCGACAGTAGCGAGGAGAGTGAGGAGGAGAAGCCGCCTGAGgaggacaaggaggaggaggaggagaagaaggcgCCCACCCCGCAGGAGAAGAAGCGCAGGAAAG ACAGCAGCGAGGAGTCGGACAGCTCAGAGGAGAGCGACATTGACAGCGAGGCCTCCTCGGCCCTCTTCATGGCG AAGAAGAAGACGCCACCCAAGAGAGAGCGGAAGCCGTCGGGAGGGAGCTCGAGGGGCAACAGCCGCCCAGGCACACCCAGCGCAGAGGGCGGCAGCACCTCCTCCACCCTGCGGGCGGCTGCCAGCAAGCTCGAGCAAG GGAAGCGGGTGAGCGAGATGCCTGCGGCCAAGCGGTTGCGGCTGGACGCGGGGCCCCAGAGCCTGTCCGGGAAGTCGACCCCCCAGCCGCCATCGGGCAAGTCAACACCCAGTAGCGG CGACGTGCAGGTGACTGAGGATGCCGTGCGCCGCTACCTGACACGGAAGCCCATGACCACTAAGGACCTGCTGAAAAAGTTCCAGACCAAGAAGACAGGGCTGAGCAGCGAGCAGACGGTGAACGTGCTGGCCCAGATCCTCAAGCGCCTCAACCCCGAGCGCAAGATGGTCAACGACAAAATGCACTTCTCCCTCAAGGAGTGA
- the GTF2F1 gene encoding general transcription factor IIF subunit 1 isoform X4, whose amino-acid sequence MAALGASSQSVTEYVVRVPKNTTKKYNIMAFNAADKVNFATWNQVRPAWLLGQRQIWQEEAEEEWERRNKVLNHFSIMQQRRLKDQDQDEDEEEKEKRGRRKASELRIHDLEDDLEMSSDASDASGGRAPKAKKKVPLAKGGRKKKKKKGSDDEAFEDSDDGDFEGQEVDYMSDGSSSSQDEPESKAKPPQQEEGPKGVDEQSDSSEESEEEKPPEEDKEEEEEKKAPTPQEKKRRKDSSEESDSSEESDIDSEASSALFMAKKKTPPKRERKPSGGSSRGNSRPGTPSAEGGSTSSTLRAAASKLEQGKRVSEMPAAKRLRLDAGPQSLSGKSTPQPPSGKSTPSSGDVQVTEDAVRRYLTRKPMTTKDLLKKFQTKKTGLSSEQTVNVLAQILKRLNPERKMVNDKMHFSLKE is encoded by the exons ATGGCGGCCCTA GGCGCTAGCAGCCAGAGTGTCACTGAATACGTCGTTCGAGTTCCCAA GAATACAACCAAAAAATATAATATCATGGCTTTTAATGCAGCCGATAAAGTCAACTTTGCTACGTGGAATCAGGTAA GACCAGCCTGGCTGCTCGGTCAGCGGCAAATCTGGCAGGAA gaggccgaggaggagtGGGAGAG gaGGAACAAGGTGCTGAACCACTTCAGCATCATGCAGCAGCGGCGGCTCAAGGATCAGGACCAGGATGAGGacgaggaggagaaggagaaacgCGGCCGCAGGAAGGCAAGCGAGCTGCGCATCCACGACCTGGAGGATGACCTGGAGATGTCTTCTGATGCCAGTGACGCCAGCG gcGGCAGAGCCCCCAAGGCCAAGAAGAAGGTGCCGCTGGCCAAgggtggcaggaagaagaagaagaagaagggctCCGACGACGAGGCCTTTGAAGACAGCGATGATGGGGACTTCGAGGGCCAGGAGGTGGACTACATGTCGGACGGCTCCAG CAGCTCCCAGGACGAGCCTGAGAGCAAGGCCAAGCCGCCCCAGCAGGAGGAGGGGCCCAAGG GTGTTGATGAGCAGAGCGACAGTAGCGAGGAGAGTGAGGAGGAGAAGCCGCCTGAGgaggacaaggaggaggaggaggagaagaaggcgCCCACCCCGCAGGAGAAGAAGCGCAGGAAAG ACAGCAGCGAGGAGTCGGACAGCTCAGAGGAGAGCGACATTGACAGCGAGGCCTCCTCGGCCCTCTTCATGGCG AAGAAGAAGACGCCACCCAAGAGAGAGCGGAAGCCGTCGGGAGGGAGCTCGAGGGGCAACAGCCGCCCAGGCACACCCAGCGCAGAGGGCGGCAGCACCTCCTCCACCCTGCGGGCGGCTGCCAGCAAGCTCGAGCAAG GGAAGCGGGTGAGCGAGATGCCTGCGGCCAAGCGGTTGCGGCTGGACGCGGGGCCCCAGAGCCTGTCCGGGAAGTCGACCCCCCAGCCGCCATCGGGCAAGTCAACACCCAGTAGCGG CGACGTGCAGGTGACTGAGGATGCCGTGCGCCGCTACCTGACACGGAAGCCCATGACCACTAAGGACCTGCTGAAAAAGTTCCAGACCAAGAAGACAGGGCTGAGCAGCGAGCAGACGGTGAACGTGCTGGCCCAGATCCTCAAGCGCCTCAACCCCGAGCGCAAGATGGTCAACGACAAAATGCACTTCTCCCTCAAGGAGTGA